A window from Equus caballus isolate H_3958 breed thoroughbred chromosome 8, TB-T2T, whole genome shotgun sequence encodes these proteins:
- the LOC111774625 gene encoding LOW QUALITY PROTEIN: cationic amino acid transporter 4-like (The sequence of the model RefSeq protein was modified relative to this genomic sequence to represent the inferred CDS: deleted 1 base in 1 codon), with product MAWGLPSTASLARFCQKLNRLKPLEESTMEMSQQRHLTVLDLILLGMGATMGLGLYILTGTVAKEMAGPAVLVSFSVAVMASLLAALCYVELAARVPRKGTSYLFTYVFMGELWAFLIGWILLIQCLIGGIAMARTWSAHLDAIFGHRIRSFTMAHVGSWQVPFLAQYPDFLAAGVILLASAFVYCGVHISSWLNCTFSAISLVVILFIVTLGFVLAHPENWSTEEGGFAPFGFSGIMAGAATCFYAFVGFGAIAASSEEGQNPKRAVPMAIAISVGLVAGTNILASTVLTLMVPRHNLDPDWTLADAFYQRGYSWADFIVAAGAVCGMTTVLFSILFAVPRIVYAMATDGLFFQIFTRVHPRTQVPIVGILVFGFLMPLLAVLLDLEVLIQFLSIGTLVTRPVVNTSIIVLRFQKSPPSSPLGSVSPGSVAEGYEDSSGHRRLEDTEQPSAPEPGQLRPALRPFLGFMSGRRPGVAVAWALRVLVVSAITLDCVLVFGKSALYLPPWGHTLLLLLSSVVFLLSLLVLGAHQQQRRQDAFQVPMVPLIPAASILLNVFLMLHLSSLTWLRFSVWLLIGLVVYFVYGIWHSKENQRELPGLTATRGSLEETVQALPPLSQAPTHEPGHMEQPASL from the exons ATGGCCTGGGGACTGCCCAGCACCGCCAGCCTGGCGCGCTTCTGCCAGAAGCTGAACCGGCTGAAGCCACTGGAGGAGTCCACCATGGAGATGTCGCAGCAGCGCCACCTGACCGTGCTGGATCTGATCCTGCTGGGCATGGGTGCTACGATGGGCTTGGGCCTCTACATACTCACGGGCACTGTGGCCAAGGAGATGGCCGGCCCTGCGGTGCTCGTGTCTTTCAGTGTAGCTGTCATGGCCTCCCTGCTGGCAGCCCTATGCTACGTGGAGTTGGCAGCACGTGTGCCCCGCAAGGGCACTTCCTATTTGTTCACCTATGTGTTCATGGGTGAACTGTGGGCCTTCCTCATTGGCTGGATATTGCTCATCCAATGTCTCATTGGTGGGATTGCCATGGCCCGCACCTGGAGC GCTCACCTGGACGCCATCTTCGGCCACCGCATCCGCAGCTTCACCATGGCCCATGTGGGCAGCTGGCAGGTGCCGTTCCTGGCCCAGTACCCGGACTTCTTGGCTGCTGGAGTCATACTTTTGGCCTCCGCATTTGTGTACTGTGGAGTCCACATCTCTTCCTGGCTCAACTGCACCTTCTCTGCCATCAGCTTGGTTGTCATCCTCTTCATCGTCACCCTGGGGTTTGTCCTGGCCCATCCGGAGAACTGGAGCACTGAGGAGGGCGGCTTTGCGCCGTTTGGCTTCTCTGGCATCATGGCTGGTGCTGCCACCTGCTTCTATGCCTTCGTGGGCTTTGGCGCTATTGCTGCCTCCAGTGAGGAGGGCCAGAACCCCAAGCGAGCTGTGCCTATGGCCATCGCCATCTCAGTTGGCCTGGTGGCTGGTACTAACATCCTCGCCTCCACTGTGCTCACCCTCATGGTGCCCAGGCACAACCTAGACCCTGACTGGACACTCGCTGATGCCTTCTACCAGCGGGGCTACAGCTGGGCGGACTTCATCGTGGCGGCTGGCGCTGTCTGCG GCATGACCACTGTCCTGTTCAGCATTCTCTTTGCTGTGCCACGCATCGTATATGCCATGGCCACTGACGGGCTCTTCTTCCAGATATTTACCCGTGTGCACCCTCGCACACAGGTGCCCATAGTGGGCATCCTGGTGTTCGGGTTCCTCATGCCTCTCTTGGCGGTGCTGCTGGACCTTGAGGTACTGATCCAGTTCCTGTCCATTGGCACCCTGGTCACCCGCCCTGTTGTGAACACCAGCATTATTGTGCTACGCTTCCAAAAGTCTCCTCCATCTAGTCCCTTGGGCTCAGTCAgccctggctctgtggctgagggGTATGAGGACTCCTCAGGACACAGACGGCTGGAGGACACTGAGCAGCCCTCAGCCCCTGAGCCTGGGCAGCTGCGACCAGCCCTGAGGCCCTTCCTTGGCTTCATGAGTGGACGCAGACCTGGAGTCGCTGTGGCCTGGGCACTCCGTGTCCTGGTGGTGTCAGCCATCACTCTGGACTGCGTGCTGGTCTTTGGGAAGTCGGCCCTGTACCTCCCACCCTGGGGCCAcaccctgctgctcctgctcagcTCCGTCGTGTTTCTGCTCAGTCTCCTCGTCCTGGGGGCCCACCAGCAACAGCGCCGGCAGGATGCCTTTCAG GTTCCCATGGTGCCCCTGATTCCAGCCGCGAGCATCCTCCTCAACGTCTTCCTCATGCTACATCTGAGCTCCCTGACCTGGCTGCGCTTCTCCGTCTGGCTGCTGATTG GACTTGTGGTGTATTTTGTCTACGGCATCTGGCACAGCAAGGAGAACCAGCGGGAGCTGCCGGGGTTGACTGCCACACGTGGCAGCCTAGAGGAGACGGTGCAGGCCCTGCCGCCCCTCAGCCAGGCCCCTACCCATGAGCCTGGCCACATGGAGCAGCCTGCCAGTCTATGA